Proteins from a genomic interval of Nocardioidaceae bacterium:
- a CDS encoding VanZ family protein — protein MSALSYVPLELLLLAVVAGCAAAYAVARPAWLRGDPYSAVARASRVLLLGAIAAVLVVTLTGGEPGGAANGVNLMPGDGIRRALLNSNRDLGLLNLAGNVVMFVPVALLLPVATGLRWRHCVSLCVLGSLAIETAQLSLGRAFDIDDVLLNGVGALLGAALGVVVAGGFRRARRRDAHRQRS, from the coding sequence GTGTCCGCGCTGAGCTACGTCCCACTGGAGCTGCTGCTCCTCGCGGTCGTCGCCGGCTGCGCCGCGGCGTACGCGGTGGCGCGTCCCGCCTGGCTGCGCGGTGACCCGTACTCCGCCGTCGCCCGCGCCAGCCGGGTGCTGCTGCTCGGGGCCATCGCCGCCGTGCTCGTGGTGACCCTGACCGGCGGGGAGCCGGGCGGTGCGGCCAACGGCGTCAACCTGATGCCCGGTGACGGCATCCGCCGGGCCCTGCTCAACAGCAACCGCGACCTCGGCCTGCTGAACCTCGCCGGCAACGTCGTGATGTTCGTGCCCGTCGCCCTGCTGCTCCCGGTCGCGACCGGCCTCCGGTGGCGCCACTGCGTGTCCCTGTGCGTGCTGGGCTCGCTGGCCATCGAGACCGCCCAGCTCAGCCTCGGCCGGGCCTTCGACATCGACGACGTGCTGCTCAACGGTGTCGGCGCCCTGCTCGGGGCAGCCCTCGGCGTCGTGGTGGCCGGGGGCTTCCGCCGTGCGCGCCGGCGCGACGCGCACCGGCAACGCTCCTGA
- a CDS encoding alpha/beta fold hydrolase — MGTEPRDIDLTSHGVRLGAWHLRADHDRWATGAGRPCVVMAHGFGCTKDSGLLPFAERFAAAGADVVLFDYRGFGTSDSDDGTDATRQRVDHRRHREDYVAVLDQVRDLPDVDPDRVVLWGSSYSGGHVVAVAAADRRVAGVISQGAAMDGARAVAQILSYAGPAQLAKLSGVALRAAAMRAAGRPEPEIPIVAEPGTLAAITASDALPGYSAIAGPTFENRMKASGILPISMNRPVSAAASLTMPVMLVIAEQDSIAPVAAVEAVAEKAAGPVTVHREAVGHFDIYLGEPFERSVAAQVDFLRGVVGTEGR; from the coding sequence ATGGGGACCGAGCCGCGCGACATCGACCTGACCAGCCACGGCGTACGCCTGGGGGCGTGGCACCTGCGCGCCGACCACGACCGGTGGGCGACCGGGGCGGGCCGGCCGTGCGTGGTGATGGCGCACGGCTTCGGCTGCACGAAGGACTCGGGCCTGCTGCCCTTCGCCGAGCGCTTCGCCGCGGCGGGCGCGGACGTGGTGCTCTTCGACTACCGCGGCTTCGGCACGTCGGACTCCGACGACGGCACCGACGCGACCCGGCAGCGCGTCGACCACCGCCGCCACCGTGAGGACTACGTCGCGGTGCTCGACCAGGTGCGGGACCTCCCCGACGTCGACCCCGACCGCGTCGTGCTGTGGGGCAGCTCCTACTCCGGCGGCCACGTGGTCGCCGTCGCAGCCGCCGACCGGCGGGTGGCCGGTGTGATCAGCCAGGGCGCGGCGATGGACGGGGCGCGCGCGGTCGCGCAGATCCTGTCCTACGCCGGGCCCGCCCAGCTCGCGAAGCTCAGCGGCGTCGCGCTGCGGGCGGCCGCCATGCGCGCGGCGGGACGGCCCGAGCCCGAGATCCCGATCGTCGCGGAGCCCGGCACGCTGGCCGCGATCACCGCGTCCGACGCCCTACCCGGCTACTCCGCCATCGCAGGGCCGACCTTCGAGAACCGCATGAAGGCCTCAGGCATCCTGCCGATCTCGATGAACCGTCCGGTCAGCGCGGCGGCGAGCCTGACGATGCCGGTGATGCTCGTGATCGCCGAGCAGGACTCGATCGCCCCCGTGGCCGCGGTCGAGGCCGTCGCCGAGAAGGCCGCCGGACCCGTGACCGTCCACCGGGAGGCGGTCGGCCACTTCGACATCTACCTCGGTGAGCCGTTCGAGCGGTCGGTGGCCGCGCAGGTGGACTTCCTCCGCGGCGTCGTCGGCACCGAGGGGCGCTGA